AACTCGTTCTTCTTGAACCAGTCAGCCAGTATCCGCATAGCCGGCACATAGACGAAACCTACCCCAAACCCGACCAGGAATCTTCCAACAAGTGCCGTGCTAAACGTACCCGCCATTCCGAAGATTATAGCTCCGATGCCGGCAATGAACACGAACAGAGCCATGGTCTTGCGGGCTCCCCACCTGTCCGCCAAAATCCCGGCCGGCAACTGTCCCAAAGCGTAAGCGTAGAAGTACATCGATCCGAACAATCCCAGGGCAGTTGGAGCGATGTTAAAAGCTTTAGTCAGTTCCGGAGCCATGACGGCTGCCGAAGTGCGGTGGAAATACACGAAGAAATAAGCCAGAGCCACTACCAGGTATATGATGTACCGGTAAGACAGGGTTTTTTGAATCATCGCCTTGGTTACGCCTTTTGCTTCCGATACGATTTCCGCCATACAGACTCTCCTCTCTTAAATAATTTGCAGGACCCCGGGCTGTAGGCCGGGAAGAGGGGGGGATTCCCCCGACCCGCCCGGGGCTTATTCCTGCTTTTGCCTTGAGGTTAACAGAGTCCCTTACTTCTTACGGAGCGAGCCGGTTACGTCTACTGCCCGGAGATTTGCTAGTTCTTGTTCTGTGGGTTCCGGAATAACTTTTACGTCGGGTGATACCTTTAATTCCCATCCGGTATTTGCTTTGATTTCGTCGATGGTTGCATAGGGGAAGTAGGCATCTAGATAAAACTCTTTAGTAACAGGATCCGGGCGCAAAATGCCTAACGTCGTAATTATGGCAGAGGGCCCTCCGCCTGGGAAACCGTACTTCTCACGGTCGTTACCGCCGTTGATATAACCGGGAGAGGAGATGTAGTCTACCTTATCTACGAAACGTTTCTTTTCGTGGGTTACCATGATGATATAACGCTTGCATCCAACCGCGATTTCGTTCGCTCCCCCGCTGCCGTTCAGACGTACCCGCGGTAAGGTGTACCTCCCGACTTTCCACGGCACCTGGTCTGGATCCCAGATTCCGGTCGTATTAACATTGCCGTACTTATCGATTTGAGCTGCCCCGATTATCCCCACATCGCAACGACCGGAAGCAACCAGGCAACCAAGAGCGTCAATGGCATTGGTAAAGCTGGTCGCGTTCGCGGAAATACGGTTGCACTCAATGCCCCAAGGGAGTCCTCCTACCGGAGTTGAGCCGAAAACTCCGCCCTCGGTAAAAGCCATCAGATTAGGAGCGTGGTTTTTAATGGCAAAATACCCGGCAAGCATACTCAAGCCCACACCGAATATGGCCAGTTCACCATCGCGCAGTTCCCTTCCGGTTACTATTGCCATGAATTCCTGTCTACTGTAATCCATCTCGTAACCTCCCTTCTTAAGTCCTTACACCTTATTGCCCGCTCTCGGCCTGAGCTGCCTTTTCCAGCTCAGCGATTTCTTCGTCGCTCTTGATCCATTTCCGGTACGGATCCATCAAAAAGGCGGTAGGAGTGTCGGTGAGTTTTTCGATCTTTTCTTTACCGATGACCTCTAAATATTCTTCCCTGGTGTTGTAGCTGTAGACGTACTTCTGCAGGTATTCCTCGGTGCCCTCAGGGGTTGCCAAGGCCTTGTTCATGTAGAACATGTGCTCTTCGTCGCTGTCATACACCCCGGTGGAGCAGGCCGGCCATACTCCCAGCGGCCAGTAGACTACGGCATTGACCACTTCGCCCGGGATTCTGACCAGGTTCGGAAACTGTCTCATGCAGTCTGTGTCCACTATGAAGTCGGCCTGCAACACAACTTGCTTAGCAGCTCTCGACAATTCGTAACGGCTCCATTCCGTCCCCAGCATAATGGCGTTTCCGTAGATATCGGCCATGGTAACGTGGATCACTGCTACGTCGGGCTTTATAACTGGGAACGCCCAACACTTTTTGCCGGTAAAGGGGTCAACGATCTCAGGAGTCTTATTCTGGGCCGGATACTCGTCCGGCTTGTCTGCCCAACACCACTGCTGGTCGCAGCCGATGTTTACGGTAGCCGGTATGAAGGGCCAGTTTAAGGCTCCGCCCAGAAGCCTTAGCGGGATAGCTCCGTTGGAGTAGTCTTCAAGAATAGTTTGTCCGGTTTCCACCGCTCTTCTCAAACCGTTGGCAAACCCATAGACCTCCAAACCGCTGAATCCTACTTCGATCCTGCGAACGGCCCCCACTGCGGCCAAGAGGTTGGACTGCTGGGTATTACAGTTGGATATCAGGTTAAGGTCCTTTCTTCCTTGCTTTACCATTTCCCGCCCAAAGGCGATGGAATCAGATCCTACTGGCAGGGCGCCGCCGTGGGCGTAGGTCATTCCGTCCCACGTGTATTTCTTGACAGCCTCTTGCATCGATATCAGCTTGTTACGCAACGGGTTTCCCTCCTTCTCGTTTTTTTACTGTTTGCTCAATCAATGCGGGGGAATTAGAATGAGTCTGGGAGCTTATTTTAAATTATTGTTTTCTTGTGGGGCCGGGCTAAACCCGGCTTTTTTTTACCTCCTTTCCCGTGTGGAGTGCGTCCGGGCTTTTCAACGTGCTTGTCTCTCACCTCCCTGGCGCAATATTTCACATGCTT
The sequence above is drawn from the Syntrophothermus lipocalidus DSM 12680 genome and encodes:
- a CDS encoding CoA-transferase subunit beta, producing the protein MDYSRQEFMAIVTGRELRDGELAIFGVGLSMLAGYFAIKNHAPNLMAFTEGGVFGSTPVGGLPWGIECNRISANATSFTNAIDALGCLVASGRCDVGIIGAAQIDKYGNVNTTGIWDPDQVPWKVGRYTLPRVRLNGSGGANEIAVGCKRYIIMVTHEKKRFVDKVDYISSPGYINGGNDREKYGFPGGGPSAIITTLGILRPDPVTKEFYLDAYFPYATIDEIKANTGWELKVSPDVKVIPEPTEQELANLRAVDVTGSLRKK
- a CDS encoding CoA transferase subunit A, with translation MRNKLISMQEAVKKYTWDGMTYAHGGALPVGSDSIAFGREMVKQGRKDLNLISNCNTQQSNLLAAVGAVRRIEVGFSGLEVYGFANGLRRAVETGQTILEDYSNGAIPLRLLGGALNWPFIPATVNIGCDQQWCWADKPDEYPAQNKTPEIVDPFTGKKCWAFPVIKPDVAVIHVTMADIYGNAIMLGTEWSRYELSRAAKQVVLQADFIVDTDCMRQFPNLVRIPGEVVNAVVYWPLGVWPACSTGVYDSDEEHMFYMNKALATPEGTEEYLQKYVYSYNTREEYLEVIGKEKIEKLTDTPTAFLMDPYRKWIKSDEEIAELEKAAQAESGQ